A single Brassica rapa cultivar Chiifu-401-42 chromosome A04, CAAS_Brap_v3.01, whole genome shotgun sequence DNA region contains:
- the LOC103863456 gene encoding ubiquitin-conjugating enzyme E2 variant 1D: MTLGAGGSSVVVPRNFRLLEELERGEKGIGDGTVSYGMDDGDDIYMRSWTGTIIAPHNTVHEGRIYQLKLFCDKDYPEKPPTVRFHSRINMTCVNHETGVVEPKKFGLLANWQREYTMETILTQLKKEMSTSHNRKLVQPPEGTCF; encoded by the exons ATGACTCTTGGCGCTGGAGGATCGAGTGTTGTTG TTCCAAGGAACTTTCGGTTGCTGGAGGAGCTTGAACGTGGGGAGAAAGGTATTGGAGATGGAACTGTGAGCTATGGAATGGATGATGGAGATGACATTTACATGCGCTCTTGGACTGGCACCATCATCGCTCCTCACAAC ACTGTTCATGAAGGTCGGATCTATCAGTTGAAGCTCTTTTGTGACAAAGATTACCCTGAGAAACCTCCCACCGTCCGCTTCCATTCACGTATCAACATGACTTGTGTCAACCATGAAACAGGAGTG GTGGAACCTAAGAAGTTTGGGCTTCTTGCGAACTGGCAAAGGGAGTACACAATGGAGACTATACTAACACAGCTGAAGAAGGAGATGTCTACGTCGCATAACCGTAAGCTTGTTCAACCTCCAGAAGGCACTTGCTTCTAG
- the LOC103863458 gene encoding probable aspartyl protease At4g16563, whose translation MSSSPPPLLFFLIFLSVASAIKLPLSPLSHHTDQLPNNDPYLSLRRLADSSIARAQQLKQPSSIKPDENALTGPSASAAVVKSPLSAKSYGGYSVSLSFGTPSQTIPFVFDTGSSLVWFPCTSRYLCTGCGFSGLDPTRIPRFVPRNSTSSRVIGCQNPKCQLLFGPNVKCSGCDPSTRNCTVGCPPYILQYGLGSTAGILLSEKLDFPDLTVPDFVVGCSILSTRQPAGIAGFGRGPESLPVQMKLKRFSHCLVSRRFDDTDVSTDLDLDTGSGYNSGSKTPGLSYTPFRNNPNVSNAAFLEYYYLNLRRIYVGSKRVKIPYKFLAPGPDGNGGTIVDSGSTFTFMDRPVFELVAEEFAAQMSSYSREKDLEKITGLGPCFNISGKGSLTVPELIFEFKGGAKMELPLSNYFTLVGSVDNVCLTVVSDNTVSSSGGRSGPAIILGSFQQQNYHVEYDLENDRFGFAKKKCIQ comes from the coding sequence atgtcttcttctcctcctcctctcctcttcttccttaTCTTCCTCTCCGTCGCCTCCGCCATCAAACtacctctctctcctctctcccaCCACACAGACCAATTACCCAACAACGATCCTTACCTCTCTCTCCGCCGTCTCGCCGACTCCTCCATCGCAAGAGCCCAACAGCTCAAACAACCCAGCTCCATCAAACCCGACGAAAATGCTCTCACCGGCCCCTCTGCATCCGCCGCCGTCGTGAAATCCCCTCTTTCCGCTAAAAGCTACGGCGGATACTCCGTCTCGCTCAGCTTCGGCACACCGTCGCAGACAATCCCTTTCGTGTTCGATACCGGAAGCAGCCTCGTCTGGTTCCCTTGTACCTCACGTTATCTCTGCACCGGCTGCGGTTTCTCCGGGTTGGATCCGACCCGGATCCCTAGATTCGTCCCCAGGAACTCCACCTCGTCGCGGGTTATCGGGTGTCAGAATCCGAAATGCCAGCTTCTATTCGGACCCAATGTTAAATGCAGTGGATGTGACCCGAGTACCCGTAACTGCACCGTCGGTTGCCCACCGTACATTCTCCAATACGGATTAGGATCAACGGCTGGGATTTTATTATCCGAGAAGCTTGATTTCCCGGATCTAACCGTACCCGATTTCGTCGTCGGATGCTCCATTTTGTCTACCCGACAACCCGCTGGTATCGCCGGGTTTGGACGCGGACCTGAATCTCTCCCTGTGCAGATGAAACTCAAGAGATTCTCGCATTGCTTGGTTTCCCGTCGGTTCGACGATACCGACGTGAGCACGGATCTCGATCTGGATACCGGGTCGGGTTATAATTCCGGGTCGAAAACTCCGGGTCTAAGCTACACGCCGTTTCGAAACAACCCCAATGTCTCCAACGCTGCGTTTCTTGAGTACTACTACCTCAATCTCCGTCGAATCTACGTCGGAAGCAAGCGCGTGAAGATTCCCTACAAGTTCCTCGCGCCGGGGCCCGACGGAAACGGAGGAACCATCGTCGACTCCGGATCCACATTCACTTTCATGGATCGACCCGTTTTCGAGCTCGTCGCTGAAGAATTCGCGGCGCAGATGTCGAGTTACAGCAGAGAAAAGGACTTGGAGAAGATCACCGGACTTGGACCGTGTTTCAATATCTCCGGCAAGGGATCACTGACGGTGCCGGAGTTAATCTTCGAGTTCAAAGGTGGAGCTAAAATGGAGCTGCCGTTGTCTAACTACTTCACGCTTGTCGGAAGCGTTGATAACGTCTGTTTAACGGTGGTTTCTGATAACACCGTGAGTTCCAGCGGTGGTCGGAGTGGTCCGGCGATTATTCTCGGGAGTTTTCAGCAACAGAACTATCACGTGGAATACGATTTGGAGAATGACAGGTTTGGGTTCGCGAAGAAGAAGTGTATCCAGTGA
- the LOC103863457 gene encoding uncharacterized protein LOC103863457, translating to MEADDLTKLSLLQRRNGGVSQTLDLELLSVDKSSDDLLLRYTSLRDILPSTTATADSPAVSVGAPNISIRNRLVKQAACAYLQPATPTPSSNSSFFHRVSSSFLRILSALFDSILRLFPSPRRIFRA from the coding sequence ATGGAGGCTGATGATTTAacgaaactctctcttctccaaCGCAGAAACGGCGGCGTTTCACAAACTCTAGACTTGGAGCTCCTCTCCGTCGACAAATCTTCTGATGATCTTCTTCTACGTTACACCTCCCTAAGAGACATCCTCCCTTCCACCACAGCCACCGCTGATTCCCCTGCCGTCTCTGTAGGGGCCCCCAACATCTCGATCCGCAACCGCCTTGTAAAGCAAGCTGCTTGTGCCTACCTTCAGCCTGCTACTCCAACTCCTTCATCTAACTCTTCGTTCTTCCACCGTGTCTCTTCCTCTTTCCTCCGCATCCTATCCGCCTTATTCGATTCCATCCTCCGCCTCTTCCCATCACCCCGGAGAATATTCAGAGCTTAG